The following are encoded in a window of Saccharothrix longispora genomic DNA:
- a CDS encoding DMT family transporter — translation MTGRSALRTGVLALLWGSAFLWIELALTGFSPAQVAVVRCALGAGVLLVLARRSRQRLPRGLWPHLVVAALFCNAVPFLLFGIGQQSVDSGVAGVLNATTPLWSLLIGLLLGSERGTTPTRVLGLVLGFGGVLLIFAPWRGGVPGWGVLALAAAAASYAVAFAHMGRTLVGHGAPLAVSAAQLAAATGLSALALPFDRAPATPNATAVVAVVVLGVFATGVTFVLNYRVIEEEGATSAATVGYLLPVVSVALGAVVLGEPLTPRVVLGVLVVLAGVAMTRTAPAKRPPERRPPYQLSVMSTQRDVPRGRSADLG, via the coding sequence ATGACCGGACGGAGCGCACTGCGGACGGGGGTGCTGGCCCTGCTGTGGGGGTCGGCGTTCCTCTGGATCGAACTGGCCCTGACCGGCTTCTCGCCCGCGCAGGTGGCCGTCGTCCGGTGCGCCCTCGGAGCCGGCGTGCTGCTGGTCCTGGCCCGCCGGTCACGGCAGCGGCTGCCGCGCGGGCTGTGGCCGCACCTCGTCGTCGCCGCGCTGTTCTGCAACGCCGTGCCGTTCCTGCTGTTCGGCATCGGCCAGCAGAGCGTCGACTCCGGCGTGGCCGGCGTCCTCAACGCCACCACGCCCCTGTGGTCGCTGCTCATCGGGCTGCTGCTGGGCTCCGAACGCGGCACCACGCCGACCCGCGTGCTCGGGCTGGTCCTCGGCTTCGGCGGGGTGCTGCTCATCTTCGCCCCGTGGCGGGGCGGTGTGCCGGGGTGGGGCGTGCTCGCCCTCGCGGCCGCCGCCGCGAGCTACGCCGTCGCGTTCGCCCACATGGGGCGGACCCTCGTCGGGCACGGCGCGCCGCTGGCCGTGTCCGCGGCCCAGCTCGCCGCCGCCACCGGCCTGAGCGCGCTCGCGCTGCCGTTCGACCGCGCACCCGCCACGCCGAACGCGACGGCGGTCGTGGCGGTCGTCGTGCTCGGGGTCTTCGCCACCGGCGTCACGTTCGTCCTCAACTACCGCGTGATCGAGGAGGAGGGGGCGACCAGCGCGGCGACCGTCGGCTACCTGCTGCCCGTGGTGTCCGTCGCCCTCGGCGCGGTCGTCCTGGGCGAACCGCTCACGCCCCGCGTGGTCCTCGGCGTGCTGGTGGTGCTCGCGGGCGTGGCGATGACCCGGACGGCCCCGGCCAAGAGGCCGCCCGAGCGACGTCCCCCTTACCAGTT
- a CDS encoding prenyltransferase/squalene oxidase repeat-containing protein, which translates to MPLRRTAAAVAVALAALAAAPAAQAWSTEDRAGTAGGWLTRQLVGGDHLEIVFDGVAYPDQGLTLDLGFALAAADVARDGVERIGAWVSRPEVMANYLHFDAPERESYAGAHAKLALFASVSGADPADFGGVDLVAGLTALKAPSGRFTDRTAYQDYSNGFTQAFAVLALDRAGGAPRDAVDFLAGGRCPDGGYPLVPAATPCTPHVDATAMAVQALLAADRPDDAAPGLTWLERRQADSGGFAGEDGSAEGNANSTGLAAQALRMGGRTGAADKAVAFLESLQVGCSGPEADRGAFAFDRTGFATGSATRATTQAVLGVAGVGYAALSSVGDRTGAPVVDCAGTPPGSGTTTPTTTGAATTATTTTTASSTPDATTTDAPPATPTTTTEVVAVGGGGTLARTGVAVGPALWLGSLLVVGGALVLALARERHVARGGRR; encoded by the coding sequence ATGCCGCTCAGACGGACCGCCGCCGCCGTCGCCGTCGCGCTCGCCGCACTGGCCGCGGCCCCCGCCGCGCAGGCGTGGTCCACCGAGGACCGCGCCGGGACCGCCGGGGGCTGGCTCACCCGGCAGCTCGTGGGCGGCGACCACCTGGAGATCGTCTTCGACGGCGTCGCCTACCCCGACCAGGGCCTGACGCTGGACCTCGGGTTCGCCCTCGCCGCCGCCGACGTCGCCCGGGACGGCGTGGAGCGCATCGGCGCGTGGGTCTCCCGGCCCGAGGTCATGGCCAACTACCTGCACTTCGACGCCCCGGAGCGCGAGTCGTACGCGGGCGCGCACGCCAAGCTCGCCCTGTTCGCCTCGGTGTCGGGCGCGGACCCGGCGGACTTCGGCGGCGTCGACCTGGTGGCCGGCCTGACCGCGCTCAAGGCCCCGTCCGGCCGGTTCACCGACCGGACGGCGTACCAGGACTACTCCAACGGCTTCACCCAGGCGTTCGCGGTGCTCGCGCTCGACCGGGCGGGCGGCGCGCCGCGGGACGCCGTCGACTTCCTGGCCGGCGGCCGCTGCCCGGACGGCGGCTACCCGCTGGTGCCGGCGGCCACGCCGTGCACGCCCCACGTGGACGCCACCGCGATGGCCGTGCAGGCGCTGCTGGCCGCCGATCGACCGGACGACGCCGCACCGGGCCTGACCTGGCTGGAGCGCCGGCAGGCGGACAGCGGCGGGTTCGCCGGCGAGGACGGTTCCGCCGAGGGCAACGCCAACAGCACCGGCCTCGCCGCCCAGGCACTGCGGATGGGCGGCCGGACCGGGGCGGCCGACAAGGCCGTCGCCTTCCTGGAGTCGTTGCAGGTCGGGTGCTCGGGCCCGGAGGCCGACCGCGGCGCGTTCGCGTTCGACCGGACGGGGTTCGCCACGGGCAGCGCGACGCGCGCCACGACGCAGGCCGTGCTCGGCGTCGCCGGGGTCGGCTACGCGGCCCTGTCGTCGGTCGGCGACCGCACGGGCGCGCCGGTGGTCGACTGCGCGGGCACGCCGCCGGGCAGCGGCACGACCACCCCGACGACCACCGGGGCGGCCACCACCGCGACGACGACCACGACCGCGTCGTCCACTCCGGACGCCACGACGACGGACGCGCCTCCCGCGACGCCCACCACGACGACCGAGGTGGTCGCGGTGGGCGGTGGCGGCACGCTCGCGCGCACCGGTGTGGCGGTCGGTCCGGCGCTGTGGCTGGGTTCGCTGCTGGTGGTCGGCGGTGCGCTGGTGCTGGCGCTGGCGCGCGAGCGGCACGTGGCGCGGGGAGGGCGGCGATGA
- a CDS encoding cytochrome P450, translating into MSTLASVRDGLVAWVARRSATRWVMGKIGSRALSLLPDRALVPLKRDGVVPVAELERMREAGAVHRLPVPFGVRLWLVTGHAEAKKVLSDTGAFSNDYARLGAAVGRIEQSPGGLGFADAPDHTRLRKLLTPEFTMRRLSRLVPRIDEIVTQRLDAMEAAPGPVDLVKEFALPIPSLTICELLGVPYEDRERFQELAAARFDLFGGGAGQALGAISESLKYMQEIVERERRSPGDGLIGMIIRQHGDDVSDEELAGLADGVLTGGFDTTASMLALGAIVLLRDERARASMRDDDAAVAPLVEELLRHLSVVQVAFPRFARHALDVGDQRIEEGDVVVVSLSAANREGTPDFDHARGSSAHLAFGYGAHRCVGAELARMELRAAYPALLRRFPDLRLADRQPGFRAASIVHGVDELLVHTR; encoded by the coding sequence ATGTCGACTCTGGCGTCGGTGCGCGACGGCTTGGTGGCGTGGGTCGCACGGCGTTCGGCGACGCGGTGGGTGATGGGCAAGATCGGTTCACGGGCGTTGTCGCTGCTCCCGGACCGTGCGCTGGTCCCGCTGAAGCGGGACGGCGTGGTTCCGGTCGCGGAGCTGGAGCGGATGAGGGAGGCAGGGGCGGTGCACCGCCTGCCCGTGCCGTTCGGGGTGCGGCTGTGGTTGGTCACCGGCCACGCCGAGGCCAAGAAAGTGCTTTCCGACACAGGGGCGTTCAGTAACGATTACGCACGCCTCGGCGCCGCGGTCGGCCGCATCGAGCAGTCGCCCGGTGGTCTCGGCTTCGCGGACGCGCCGGACCACACGCGCTTGCGCAAGCTGCTCACGCCCGAGTTCACCATGCGCCGGCTGTCCCGGCTCGTGCCGCGCATCGACGAGATCGTCACGCAGCGGCTCGACGCCATGGAGGCCGCGCCCGGTCCGGTGGACCTGGTCAAGGAGTTCGCGCTGCCGATCCCGTCGCTGACGATCTGCGAGCTGCTCGGCGTGCCCTACGAGGACCGCGAGCGGTTCCAGGAGCTGGCCGCCGCCCGGTTCGACCTGTTCGGCGGCGGCGCGGGGCAGGCGCTGGGCGCGATCTCCGAGTCGCTGAAGTACATGCAGGAGATCGTCGAGCGCGAGCGCCGCTCGCCCGGTGACGGCCTGATCGGGATGATCATCCGCCAGCACGGCGACGACGTGAGCGACGAGGAGCTGGCCGGTCTGGCCGACGGCGTGCTCACCGGCGGGTTCGACACCACCGCCTCGATGCTCGCGCTCGGCGCCATCGTGCTGCTGCGCGACGAGCGGGCGCGGGCCTCGATGCGCGACGACGACGCCGCGGTCGCGCCGCTGGTGGAGGAGCTGCTGCGGCACCTGAGCGTGGTGCAGGTGGCGTTCCCGCGCTTCGCCCGGCACGCCCTGGACGTCGGCGACCAGCGGATCGAGGAGGGCGACGTGGTCGTGGTGTCGCTGTCGGCGGCCAACCGCGAGGGCACGCCCGACTTCGACCACGCCCGCGGGTCCTCGGCGCACCTGGCGTTCGGCTACGGCGCGCACCGCTGCGTGGGCGCCGAGCTGGCGCGGATGGAGCTGCGCGCGGCCTACCCCGCCCTGCTGCGCCGGTTCCCGGACCTGCGACTGGCCGACCGGCAGCCGGGGTTCCGCGCCGCGTCGATCGTGCACGGCGTGGACGAGCTGCTGGTCCACACCCGCTGA